A window of the Linepithema humile isolate Giens D197 chromosome 4, Lhum_UNIL_v1.0, whole genome shotgun sequence genome harbors these coding sequences:
- the LOC105669233 gene encoding polypeptide N-acetylgalactosaminyltransferase 1: protein MLIRRKFLLKLSICVLYIIGVLVIARRIFYTNNNSRNYKNHLPYPKDDNNSQKEKEVDIALQRLQNERYEQQILKLEYNVVLGLGENGKPAYLHGKDKIQGEAALAKKALNVVLSDKISLTRRLPDVRNTLCVNLTYDTLLPSTSVIIIFYNEPWSVLLRTVHSVLKDSPPHLLKEIILVDDHSEEEELQGQLDYYLSTRLPAKVKLLRLPYRQGLIRARLYGARNAIGDVLIFLDAHCEVIKDWLQPLLQRIKYNKNAVLMPIIDNISEETFEYLHDNEASFFQVGGFTWSGHFTWINIQKHEIESRSSPISPTRSPTMAGGLFAIDREYFWKIGSYDDKMDGWGGENLEMSFRIWQCGGTLEIIPCSRVGHIFRNFHPYKFPNDKDTHGINTARLAFVWMDEYRRLFLLHRSEFKDNPKIIGDISERLKLRKKLKCKSFKWYLDNIYPEKFIPDENAIAYGRIRLRSRRLCLDNLQHEEDKPYNLGLYSCHTKIYPSQFFSLSKSGELRKEDSCGKILHISSSKSYAQVQMIDCNSEKGGKKWVLSKDGRIIHVETGLCLDGTELRSDENVQAARCTNVPDQFWKFDFYSNKVLSI from the exons atgcTTATTCGCcgcaaatttttgttaaagttatcaatttgcgtgttatatataattggtGTTTTGGTTATCGCTAGgcgaatattttatacgaataaCAACtctagaaattataaaaaccatCTTCCATATCCAAAAGATGACAATAATTCTCAAAAAGAGAAGGAAGTCGATATCGCATTACAGAGGTTGCAAAATGAAAG GTATGAACAACAGATATTGAAATTGGAATATAATGTTGTACTTGGGCTTGGTGAAAATGGAAAGCCTGCTTATTTGCATGGAAAAGATAAGATTCAAGGTGAAGCAGCACTCGCAAAAAAGGCATTGAATGTTGTCCTTTCAGATAAAATATCGTTAACTAGAAGATTACCAGATGTACGCAACACACT ATGTGTGAATCTTACATATGATACATTATTGCCAAGCACTAgtgttataattatcttttataatgaaCCATGGAGTGTTCTATTACGTACAGTACACAGTGTGTTAAAGGATTCTCCGCcgcatttattaaaagaaattattttggtCGACGATCATAGTGAAGAAG AAGAACTTCAGGGACAATTGGATTATTATCTTTCAACGCGTTTACCTGCAAAAGTGAAATTACTAAGGTTACCATACAGACAAGGATTAATACGTGCTCGTCTTTATGGAGCTAGAAATGCTATAGGCGATGTTCTTATTTTTCTGGATGCACATTGTGAAGTTATCAAAGACTG GTTACAACCATTACTACAAcgaataaagtataataagaATGCTGTATTAATGCCAATAATTGATAACATTTCTGAGGAAACATTTGAATATCTTCACGATAATGAAGCGTCTTTCTTTCAAGTTGGTGGATTTACATGGTCAGGTCATTTTACATGGATAAATATCCAAAAACATGAGATTGAATCGCGTTCCTCTCCGATATCACCAACTAGGTCTCCTACTATGGCAGGTGGTTTGTTCGCTATTGACAGagaatatttttggaaaattggtAGTTACGACGATAAGATGGATGGTTGGGGAGGTGAAAATTTGGAGATGTCTTTCAGA ATATGGCAATGTGGTGGTACATTAGAAATCATTCCTTGTTCTCGAGTTGGtcatatatttcgaaattttcatCCATATAAATTTCCAAATGATAAAGATACCCATGGGATAAATACTGCTCGTTTAGCATTTGTGTGGATGGATGAATAcagaagattatttttacttcatCGTAGTGAGTTTAAG GATAATCCAAAAATCATTGGAGATATAAGTGAACGTTTAAAATTGCGTAAAAAACTCAAATGTAAAAGTTTCAAATGGTATTTGGATAATATTTATCCAGAAAAATTCATTCCGGATGAGAATGCGATAGCATACGGTCGTATTAGATTACGCAGCAGACGATTGTGTTTGGATAATCTGCAACATGAAGAAGATAAACCATACAATCTAGGTTTATATAGTTGTCATACCAAGATATATCCAAGTCAG tttttttcatTGAGTAAATCTGGCGAATTACGGAAAGAAGACAGTtgtggaaaaatattgcatattagtAGCTCAAAATCATACGCGCAAGTTCAAATGATTGATTGTAATAGCGAAAAAGGTGGAAAGAAATGGGTATTGTCAAAG GATGGCAGAATAATACACGTAGAAACTGGTCTTTGTCTCGACGGTACTGAATTACGTAGCGATGAAAACGTGCAAGCTGCTCGCTGCACTAATGTACCGGATCAATTTtggaaatttgatttttatagtAACAAGGTGCTAtctatatga
- the Polr3F gene encoding DNA-directed RNA polymerase III subunit RPC6 has translation MEAESNNLQEQNTNTSAKLDGSETVEQKIIALAHARPKGISDKDLAIEIPDLQPAQRAQIINKLLSQGYFDLFKQAGSLFYRLKDPTKLAKGADNEEKVVYRIIEEAGNKGIWNRDIRFKSNLMHAPLKKILKSLETKKFIKVVKSVAASKKKVYMLYNLEPDESVTGGAWYQDQDFETEFVDVLNQQCYRFLEQKREKMKSCNAGPIAARNMTFASSEEVLKFISELGISKVKLFVNDIEMILNTLVYDGKVEQTLAGDGSNLYRAIQPLLNSPGLIRTPCGLCPVRTQCRDDGPVTPVKCQYIKDWLE, from the exons aataatTGCTCTAGCACATGCTAGACCCAAAGGCATTTCAGACAAGGATCTAGCTATTGAAATACCTGATTTACAACCAGCTCAACGAgctcaaattataaataagctTCTGTCACAAGGATACTTTGACCTTTTTAAACAAGCAGGCTCACtattttatcgtttaaaaGATCCAACAAAACTTGCTAAGGGTGCCGATAATGAAGAGAAAGTAGTATATAGAATTATTGAAGAAGCAGGAAATAAAGGAATATGGAATAGAGatataagatttaaatctaattTGATGCATgctccattaaaaaaaattttgaaaagctTGGAAactaaaaagtttattaaggTCGTCAAGTCTGTAGCAGCAAgcaagaaaaaagtatatatgcTATACAATTTAGAACCAGATGAATCTGTAACGGGTGGTGCATGGTATCAAGATCAAGACTTTGAAACGGAATTTGTTGATGTATTAAATCAGCAATGTTATCGATTTTTGGagcaaaaaagagaaaaaatgaaaagttgtAACGCGGGACCGATTGCTGCAAGAAACATGACATTTGCCTCATCTGAAGaagtattaaaattcatttcagAATTGGGAATAAGTAAG gtgaaattatttgtaaatgatATAGAAATGATCTTAAATACTTTGGTTTATGATGGCAAGGTTGAACAGACACTTGCTGGAGATGGAAGTAATTTATACAGAGCAATTCAGCCTTTGCTGAATTCTCCCGGATTGATTAGAACTCCTTGTGGTTTATGTCCA gTGAGGACTCAATGTCGTGATGATGGTCCAGTTACACCTGTTAAATGTCAATACATCAAAGATTGgttggaataa